The genomic stretch CGAGTCAAGATGCGGGGTCACAGCCTCAATGGCGATGGCATAACTGATGGCTTGGGCCGATGGCGCGATGGCGACGTTGATTCCGACGACCTGGCCGAAGCGGTCGACCAGCGGGCCGCCGCTATTGCCGGGGTTGATTGCTGCGTCGGTCTGAAGGAGATCGTAGAGTGTCTCGCCCTCCGGCGTGAGAACCGAACGATCGAGGGCACTGAGCACGCCCACCGTGACGGTGGAACCGCCTTTCAGGGCCAGCGGGTTGCCGATGGCGATGACGGTTTCCCCGATGTCGAAATTTGTCCGGTGGCTGAACTCCGCCGGGACCAAATCCGGGGCGGTGATACGCACGAGCGCAAGATCCAGCAGAAAGTCGCGGGCGACGACCCGCCCGGGCGTGAGCCGACCTGTCGACAAGCCGACGACTACGCTGGTCACGCCTTGCACCAAGTGATTGTTGGTGAGGATGTATCCGTTCGCGTCCAGAATGACGCCGGAACCGGATCCCGATGGCGCGCCATGCTGTGAGCCCGATGGCATCCCTCGGGTCAGGACTGTCACGACGGAAGGCCGGACTTTGGTCACGACGGCTGGAACGGATAGTTCGGTGAGTGGGGTATCGCTGCCTGGACGGTCTGCGCCATAGGCGCTGCTGTTCAAGAGGATGAGGCAGAATACAAGGAGGCTCCAGATTCGCCGACCCTTCCTGTGTGACAGGAAGGCCGCATCACGACTATAGGCATCTGTCACCATAGGGGCCCGCCGTCCTCCATCACCGCATTCTCTCACAATGGACGGCATGGCGAAAGCGGACAGAACACAGCACGGGCGAGGCAACTGCCTCGCCCGTTGCATCAACCTCGCTTCTCCGGTTCAAGGAGAATTATTTCAGCGCCGCGAACATTTCCTTCACCACCGGGCTCTTGAGCTTCTTCAGCGCCTTGGCCTCGATCTGTCGAATTCGCTCACGCGTGACCGACAGTTGCTGCCCGACTTGCTCCAACGTCCGCGCCTGATCCTGGCCGATGCCGAACCGGAGTCGGATGACGGTCTGCTCCCTTGGGGTCAGCGTGCCAAGAATACGGTCCATCTCACGGGTCATTTCCGTGCGGTTCACATGAGCGTCCGGCGGTACTGCCTGCTGATCCGGAAGCAATTCGCCGAGTTCCGTCCCGCCATCACCGACCTGGTGCTCCAATGCGACCGGTTCCTGGAAGGCTTGGATGGTTTCCTGCAGCCGGTCAGGGCGCATCCGCATGGACAGCGCGACTTCCTCGAGCCGAGGTTGACGCCCTAATTGCTGCACCAGCCGTCGGGAAGCCCTCAGAATCCGGTTCGACGCTTCCGTCTGGTGCACAGGAATTCTAATCGTCCGGGCCTGGTCGGCCAGGGCGCGAGTGATCCCCTGTCGAATCCACCAGGTTGCATACGTACTGAACTTAAATCCTTTGCGGTGTTGGTAGCGCTCGGCAGCCTTCATCAGCCCGATGTTGCCCTCCTGGACGAGATCGAGCAAGGTGAGGCCTCGGCCGGTGTAATGTTTAGCGACATTGACCACTAGACGAAGATTGCAGCGGACCAACTCATCTTTTGCGGTCTCCAGGGTGACACGCGAGGTGCGCAACTGGGTGAGACAACTCTGTAGGTCCTTACGCACGGCCACCGGTACCTTGGTGCCGATCGTGGTATCGCCTTGCAACTGCGTCAGTGCCTCTTCGGCCTCATTGAGTGCCGTGGCCGAGAGGCCGCTCAGCCGGCGTATGGTCTGGAGCGTCTGCAGATGTGCGGTGACCTGTTCGGTTCTCTTCAGGCGACCGCAGAGTTTGGCAGCCTGCTGGAGCACCTGGCGAATCTGCCTGGTGCCGAGGTCCAGCTGTTTGGCCAAGGCAATCTCTTCCTCCCGCTCCAAGAGCCCCCGCTCGCCGAACGAACGGAAATACAGGGATTCCAGCAGAAACGGGGAGGCCGCTGAACGGGCAGGCTGCTCAGGAGCCTGGGCTTCGGGGTCCACATCGGCCTGGTCATCCTGGGCGATGGTATCCAGCAACGTGCTGGCTTCAGGATCATCAGCGTCCGGGTCGACCGGCACTGCCACAGACGGCTCTGTATCGTCGTGAATGACCGATGCGTCTTTCATTATCGTCACCCCTCTTCCCCACAATTGGGGAGGTTGGTTAGCGGTCTATGAGAGAAACACATGCGTGCACTACTACGTTAGAGACCAGAGGGCGCAATAAGGATTCGACCGGGTGTAGGTCCCTCAGCGCTCCTCCTGGTACTACGGACGCAGGCAGTGCATGGATTTGCCACTCTAGGGAGATAGGGACCATCGCCGAACTGTCAAGTGGAGCAGGGCTGGATATTCGGTCGTGGCGGTTTGGTTGAAAACCCGTCGGCAGTCCCATAGAATGCCCTCCCATGTCACAACTGCAAAACGGCGAACGCATACATCTGGTGGATAAGAAGGGGCGGCAGTACGCCCTGACGTTAAAAGCCGGCGACACCTATCACTTCAGTGGCGAAACCATCCCGCACGATGAGTTGATCGGGAAGCCTGACGGCTCGATCGTGACCCTCTCGAAAGGGAAACGGTTTCTCGCCTTACGGCCGACCTTCGGTGAGTACGTCCTCAAGATGCCCCGTGGGGCGCAGGTGCTGTATCCCAAAGATCTCTCGTTGATTCCGATGTGGGCGGATGTTT from Nitrospira sp. encodes the following:
- a CDS encoding sigma-70 family RNA polymerase sigma factor, translating into MKDASVIHDDTEPSVAVPVDPDADDPEASTLLDTIAQDDQADVDPEAQAPEQPARSAASPFLLESLYFRSFGERGLLEREEEIALAKQLDLGTRQIRQVLQQAAKLCGRLKRTEQVTAHLQTLQTIRRLSGLSATALNEAEEALTQLQGDTTIGTKVPVAVRKDLQSCLTQLRTSRVTLETAKDELVRCNLRLVVNVAKHYTGRGLTLLDLVQEGNIGLMKAAERYQHRKGFKFSTYATWWIRQGITRALADQARTIRIPVHQTEASNRILRASRRLVQQLGRQPRLEEVALSMRMRPDRLQETIQAFQEPVALEHQVGDGGTELGELLPDQQAVPPDAHVNRTEMTREMDRILGTLTPREQTVIRLRFGIGQDQARTLEQVGQQLSVTRERIRQIEAKALKKLKSPVVKEMFAALK
- a CDS encoding trypsin-like peptidase domain-containing protein yields the protein MVTDAYSRDAAFLSHRKGRRIWSLLVFCLILLNSSAYGADRPGSDTPLTELSVPAVVTKVRPSVVTVLTRGMPSGSQHGAPSGSGSGVILDANGYILTNNHLVQGVTSVVVGLSTGRLTPGRVVARDFLLDLALVRITAPDLVPAEFSHRTNFDIGETVIAIGNPLALKGGSTVTVGVLSALDRSVLTPEGETLYDLLQTDAAINPGNSGGPLVDRFGQVVGINVAIAPSAQAISYAIAIEAVTPHLDSMMARGSVSRPDLGLVPITITPSIAASFDLESDRGILAVQVDPSKPAGQAGLQSGDVVTAIDNRPLYNMGDFWHAVAHANEHMAFQISAQGKSGTATITVSRPSQPRP